The Aspergillus luchuensis IFO 4308 DNA, chromosome 6, nearly complete sequence genome segment AACGAAGTGGATTGGGAAAATGACTGTGTTCCTTTATATAGGAGGACCCAAAACTTTTCCATCCCCGGACTGGTAAGAGTATGCCAACCCCGAGACATGTTGTCAATGACCTGGGGTCCCCGTAAAACTGGGGAAGCGCACAAGGATTTCCCCATACATTGCGGGGAATACTTGGCGTTTGAATTAATGCGGCATCATGATTGGACCACATCACGACGATGGAGGAAGTGATAATCAGCCCACACTCACCGGAGGTTGCTATGTCCGGCTACTTATAACGCAATTACATCAATGTGCAGAAAGACTTGCCATGCGTGCGCTGCTTTATCGTAAGAGGCTAAAAATGCAAGAACGGATAAATATCGCATAATACTTGCTTCTCCGAGAtcggaaaaaaaagaaaaaaaaaaaaaaaaaaaaaaaaaaaaaaaaaaaaaaccacaGAGGTTGATGATCATTTCCTGTCGGCACATCTCTTTCCATATGTCTAGGATAACCAGGGCGTATTAGTGTGTTCAACTTGGTAGCACTCTTGAAATATTCTATGAGCTGCATAAGGCGATGTGTGACTGGATTTGAGGCTCGGAGTTGTCCCCTCAGCGAGTATTTTCAATAGAAGCGGGAACATATTTATTATGCCAAGTACTCGCAACGTTTTCACCTTGTTCCATGATCTCCAATAATAGTGCTCAATATTCATTTACTATCTGTAGTTTATATTCGTAAACTGCAATTCTATTTACAACGGAAGGCCCTCTGGAGCCAAGAGTACAGTCATCCTAAAATTCTACTTAGAGCCCAGCTTCTTAATCtcggcaacaacagcatcgGTAACCTCCTTGGTGTTAGCCTTGCCACCCAAGTCACGAGTGAGAATGCCCTGCTCGCAAACATTCTCAACACAGGTCAGAAGCTTCTCGGAAGCCTCCTGCTCGCCCAGCCAAGCAAGCATTTCAGCCGCGGTCCAGAAAGTAGCAACAGGGTTCGAGATACCCATGCCAGTGATATCGAAAGCAGAGCCGTGGATAGGCTCAAACATGCTAGGGTACTCGCGGGTAGGGTCGAGATTGGAGGTAGGGGCAATACCGATAGATCCAgccagagcagcagccaggTCAGACAAGATATCGGCGTGTAGGTTCGTTGCCACGATAGTATCAAGACTCTTGGGGTTCAGAACCATGCGGGTGGTCATAGCGTCGACCAGCATCTTATCAACAGTGACATCGGGGAAATCCTGGAAAGTTCCCATATTAGTACTCGGATGATAGGAGGGGTATTTAACAAGAGTGGCCTACCTTAGCCGTGACCTTAGCAACCTCATCCCACAGAACCATTCCGTTACGCTGAGCATTGCTCTTGGTAACAACAGTCAAGAGCTTGCGAGGCCGCTTCTGGGCGGTCTCGAAAGCGAAACGCATGATACGCTCCACAGCGTGACGGGTGAAGACGGAAACCTCGGTTGCCGACTCCCAAGGCTTGCCTGTGTGAGAACGACCACCCTGGCCCGCATACTCGCCTTCGCTGTTCTCGCGAATAATGACCCAGTCGAGATCCCCAATGTTGCAGTTGCGGAGGGGAGACTGGGTACCCCGGAATACTCGAGTGGGGCGGACATTGGCATATTGTTGGAAGGGCTGGCAGATAGCCAGACGAAGACCCCAGAGGGAGATGTGATCAGGGACATCTATACCTGTTAGAGAATATTTTGTCTTCGGATGCCTGGGTACTCACCAGGGGCGCCAACAGCACCGAAAAAGATAGCGTCGTGCTTCTTCAATTCGTCAAGACCTCCATCCGGTATGTATTTGCCGGTCTTTTTGTATGTCTCGGAGCTCCAGTCATAGTGCTTGAAGTCAAGCTTGAAAGTCTGGAGGGTATCGGTCAAAGCATTCAAGGCGGTGATACCGGCCTCGATGACCTCGGGACCAATTCCATCCGCGGGGATAGAAGCAATGCTGTATGTTCTGCGAGTGACGGAGGGAGACATTGTGAATCAGGTGTGGCGGTGTGTGTAGTATTGAAGTGATTTGAGATAGATGGAGGGGTAGATGGAGGGGTAGCTCTAGTGTTTGCCCGGTTATAAGCAGTTTGGTGCCAATGCGTGATCTGATCTTCTTAAGTTCAAAGTGGCAATCTGTTATGACGCTTAACTCTGTGGCCAATGAGGTATTTTTGTTCGGAGATGTTCAAGTCCGGTGGATGACCGGTTGAGAGGAATGAAACGTCGGAgctttccttctccggtAGATGGTCTCAACTCCAAGGCTCAGCGAGAAAAAATGACGGGAGACAGAGTATGAGTTGTAAATTCTCTCCAATCATGAAAATCTCGCATATTGCAAGTTTTGTAACGAGTAATCCGAACTAGATGGCAGCCTTTGGGGTGACTCGCATTGTCACGATGGGCTGACTAAGCCACGCTTCTATTGACAAAGTATAGACATGCAGAGGGCACTTGACCCTGACCCCGAACAACCCCTTATTATCTCAAATGACGATAATAGACAATCTCAAGATTCACTGGGCTGTTTGGTCAACCAGagtatctcttttttttttttttttttggccaTGTCTGGCGTTTTACGTCTCATGAAGAGTGAATCAGTCGGAGCAACAATGTTTTCTACAGCAAGACATGCCCAGACATCATATAGTGAATACCTGGAAGATGACTGGTCAAGTCAACCTAGTAAGCAATAATAAACATCTGATCTGCAGCTACTACGAGAAATTGGGGAGATCTTGCCAAGTCTATTAGGCTTTCATTATCTTGGCTTACAATCATATGAACGGATAGCTTAAATAGCAACTTTTTTCCAAACTGATTGAGAGATGATATATACTTCAGCCATTTGACGGAGTCCAGTTTCTATATATTGCGAATGCATTGATGTTACGAGGATTCATTTAACCACCAAGCTCGTTTCCCGGTGTAGATTTCAGGCCACACGATGACTTCATCCGACCTTCTTCCAAGTTTCGAGAGCCCCCCGTCCAATGCCGGAAGGGATATGCGGTATTTTCTTTACCATATGTCTCAATGCCACCGGTTCTATAGCATGGTATCCTTTCAGGGAAGAGTATAGAAATCAAGGGATGACCGGGGCACAGCTCTATTCAGGAAAAAGCTAACAAGAGTAACCGTGTATGCGAGCAAACGCGGTACCGTGAGCGTATTTCCTCGGAAAGAGATCAGTCGGAACGAGTGTATATCATATTTGACCTCATACCGGAAAATCGGCATTTCGTCTTATGTGTATCCATGGGGCCCCAGACCCCCTAGGCTCCACTGCCTTCTCCATCCGGAGGTCAGGAAACCTGGCCTGGCCGTTGCCTCACCTCCCTTATTTGCGTCAATTTTTCCCTACAGACTTTTCATTTCGTTattcattttcttctattgTCATCTTGTTTGAGAAATTACGTTGCTTTTGTCTTTCTGGAATGTCTGCTCAAGACAGAATCATGCATTCAATGACCTTTGTCGACAGAATTTGTCGGGTCTCCTGGGGATGGTTCTCGGTCTCGATGAGCACTGGGAGCATTGGTACTCTGCTTTACAACACTCCTCACAAATTTTCTGGTCTTATGATTATTGGAAAGATATTTTTCATTCTTGATATTGTCACTGATTTGGCCATTTGGGCTTCTCTCATCACACGATTCACACGAAACCGACACGCCTTCAGAAATACATTCAACGACCCGGAAGAAGCCTATCTCATTCCTACAGCTGCTTTGGGCTTCGCTACTATACTTTTTGGAATAGAATGTTATGGCGTTCCTGCCTGTGGAGGCTGGCTGAAATATGTTCAGCTGATTCTATTCTGGGTTTATACAGCCGTGGCAATATCTCTGGCAGTTGGCCTTAACTGGCATCTTTATCAGACCCGTATGGCTTCTCGCCAACCTTTCTGGCTTGTGCGCCTCCTTCCGTCCTTTCCGGCTATGCTCGGCGGTACCACTGCCTCACTACTCGCCGGTGCCCAGCCTAATCACTTTGCCATCCCTATTCTTATTGCTGGAACGTGCTTGCAGGGTTTTGGCTTCTTGATTTCTCTATTCATACTAGGTGAATACTTCTACGGCCTTCACCACTATGGCCTACCGCCCATGCGCCGCAGACCTCAGATGTTCATTGCTATTGGACCACCGGCGTTTACTGCAGTCGCGCTAATGGGCATGGCCGAGGTTGCAACAGAAAAATTCCCTGCTCATTATATCCCTTTGGCCTCGCACGTCAACACCGCAGAAGTTCTACTCATTCTTGCGGTATTCTTGTCGATTTTCATGTggatcttctctttctttctctggatGCTTGGGTGGCTTAGCATCCTAGCTGCTCACCATGAATGGAAGTTTGATATCACTTGGTGGGCAACTGTGTTCCCAAATACTGGGTTTGCTTTGGCAACAATAAAAATCGGAGATTTGGTTGCTTCGAAGCCTATCCAGTGGGTTGGCAGTGCAGCTACCATTATCCAAGTCGCTCTATGGTTAGGCTGCTTTTTTCTCCACATATGGGCGTACCTTACCCGCCGGACGTTGTGGCCAGGCATGGATGAGGGATTTGAAGCAGAGGGACATATTGGTGAAAGGCTTGATATGGAAGGAGAGGTAGTGTCTTCTAAACATTCAGTGACATCATAGATAATTAGCATGTATATAAGTCTCCTGATAGATTCAAGATCGATCTAAAAATTGCTGTAGCTTTCCCAATGTACCGCCTCTACTTTTGAACTAGAGATCATCTCGGGTTGTGGGTTTGTGCGTCGCTCTTCCTAACTTTAGAGTGCGTTTGATCTCCACCCATCCCGAGTAGAGGCTTGGCCACCTTGGCAATGTCTTTATTTTGAGAGATGTTGAAGGAATCCGCTGATACGGCTGCACTCTTTCAACACCAGGACCTTATCGTTCAATGCCCGTGATCGACTTTTCGGGCGTATAATATCATAAGCGCACTGTTGCACGTCGATTTATAGCGGAGGATAACTCTGATAAAAgctttaattcttatttgaTTTGCTATTAGAAGTATATGCTAGGCTTGCTTTTAGATAGCTCGTCCGCCATCGTGGAATGCTCGTCTTCTTTCCCACTATTACCCGTCACCGTGGCGGTACTGAAGTCAGGAAATGGATTAACTATGGTCTCTGCTGGACCCGGAGCTGGGTCCCTCAAATATGTCGGAGAAGAAACCATCCCGGGAGGTCGAAGATAGGCGTTATAGGGACTGCCCATGTTGACATTTCCGCCTGGGTGCCACGCAAAGCTAGCCGGCCCCGGAGTTTCTAATTCACCTTGAGGGCTGTGACTGTGGATGGTAGTCGCAGCAGGCGAAGCTGAAATGGCATGACTAGCTGTCGAGTGATCCACGAGCGGTACCTCTTGCGACTGATTGAGGGTAAATTGATCGCACATGGATGCCTTCCAGTGGTATATGTCGGGCCAACCTCGAAGCGGCAATCGCGaccattcatccattcgTGCAGCTTTCGATTTTTGTAGCGAATCCGTCTTCGTGGTGGCTTGGAGCAAAGTAGTTGTTGGACCCATTGAGCTCAATGTCATGAGAGCACCATAAAGGGCCGACTCAGTCTCTGCAAGTCTTTGCTCTAATTGATTTAAATATCCGAGAGGCAAGCCTCTGTTAAGTGAAAGATCATTAGCTGTGGGGTGCGGGTCGATCGCATGGAATGTTCGTACCTCTTGCCGCTTTCAGGATATTTGCATTTTGATGATTCGTTGGAGCATTGAGAGCAATACGGGCTGCAGGGGCATGTCAGTGACCAAAAAGCTCCGATGAAGGGGGGGGATACGAAGGTTGGAGTTTCTGCATACAGTCTGCGATCGCACTATGCGGGGATTAGCGCTGCAGGAACTATAGATCGACGAAAATTAACTCACTTTGCATTTCCGCTGCCTGCATACCTCACAGGAGATAGGACTTAGaacatcgtcatcttctAATAGTCGTCAAATCCCAGGTCTGTAGACGTGAAGGTGCTATACGTACCTGGCATGTCGGCACTGGATGCCCGTTTAGATTGTTGCCGTCCCATATCTCACCGCCTGTTGTCCAACCAACTTGATATGAAAATAGAATATCTCCGGTGAACTATCAAGGGCAGTCAACCTGGAAAGTGTCTTTTGCCGCCGATCGGACAGGTTTGATGTGTCTGCGCGGGCCACCGCGTCATCCGGAGAAAGAAACCTCCGACGGTACTCTCTATGGTCAATTAAGGTTCGAGTGCCGAATGTTGGTATGGCGTTGGACTTGCAATTGCCACTTTCAAGACTCTTGGATTGCCGAGTGAGGAAACTTATGAGGCTAAAGTGTTGGTTCCACTGATGCTATCTAGATGATGACTTGGAGGTGCGAGAGGGCTCAACAGCGCGTAATGGTGGCCCGGCTTTAGGGGTCACGTGATATTAGCCGACAAGCAGCAGGTCAACTGGGCTGTAGAAAGATGGGGTACATCTTTTCTGGAGCATAGGAAACTTATGACTTACTTCATATTTTTTGGGGAACTTTTATTCAAGCAGAGTATTCTGCCTAAGGCAGTACGGGGTGCATGATAAGATTTAGATATGATGTGTTGGTGAAGTGCACCAGCAATGACTAAGCAACTTTGAGCACTGCCCGCAATAACTCGATAACTTCATGCCTCGGATTGGTAGCGTGCGACTTCAGAGACTGCAAATAACACCCAGCTTTATGGAAATGTGACGACAGGCAACCACTGAAATGGTGTCCCCCTCTTCATTTGGCTCCCGcctggaggagaatgaaacCGACTGGCATGCCGCTCCTCGTGCTGCCAAAAGACGCAAGCGAGCCTCCACCGCAGGTGCATCACGACCTTCGCCCCGCGAGATCGGGGTGATGAGAGAATCTCAAAACGATGGACCAGCCACTTTTCTCGGAAGCTCTAGCGGAATTCACTTTGTTCGTCAGGTTTACAACGCCTTTGCTCGTCGATCCGCCGAGTTGCAGCGAGCTCGGAATCGAACCTCGGTGccaggagaagatgatcgaTTGCAGCGAAACTCCGGCGACTTCAACTCTCACAGTACAGATGAGCTGTGGTCGAGAGAGGAGCTAAACTTTGAATCAGATTCCTCGTTTTCATTCGATGATTTAGCCAGTTGGACTCGCCGCTATTTTGAGGACTGGCACCccatctttccctttcttcatgCACCGACTGTTCTTAAATCGATGGAAACTCTCGCGAACCAGGGTGTTTCAGCAGTCAGCCGGCTAGACATGATTATCATTCGCTCCCTTGTTTCGATATCTCTTGCCGATAACCGACAGACAGATGGCTCGGGTGCAAACACCGAACCAGTACCGGCCACCCTGGTATTCCAATCTGTACGTCACATCATACAAGATATACAAAGCCTGCTTATGGAGCCCACAACGGTACCACTCCTGCAAGCGACATTCTGTGCCCAGCTTACCCTCACATCTCTGTTACGTCTCAACGCTGCTTCTCGAGTCGGTGGTGTCATCACGCGAACTGCATATCATCTAGGATTGCATCGATGTCCGGCTCGCTTCTCATGCTTCGGTAGCCATGAGAAAGATATTAGATATCGATTATTCTGGTCCATATACACCCTGGAACGATATCTATCACAAGCTCTCGGTATCCCGCTTAGCATCCGAGATGACGACATTGATGTTTGCTATCCGGGCGAAGAAAGGCACTCAACCACTTTTTTAACATCACATGGCCACACCGATAGTCGACTGCGACTACTTTGCCACCTTGCTAAATTCGCTCGGGTACGCGGCTTGATAATTGAGCTTCGCAACAAGTCTGTCCTGCATAGTCATGCCAGTCCTGTCGAGGCGTCATATGTTAACGGCGAGCTTTCACAATGGTGGAATGAAGTATACGACGATGTCTATCCTACGGAGGACGATGAAGATACAGAATCAAGACAAGGCTCACCACTAGCCTCATATCATCGACTGCTTCTCATTGTCTTCCGACACGAGGCGGTTATTGCCATGAACCGACCATTGCTTACCGCTGAGAAGCCCAACCAGGACCAGGATTACAAAAATGCATTACAAACATGTATTGAGTCTTCGCGATCTGCGCTTGCAGCATTAAAGAAATAcatgtcttctccatctcaagCACCAATGACCTGGCCTTCCTTTACCTGGACAACATGGATGGCTTGTCTCATCTTGATGTACGCGTCATGGGAGGGCGAGCTCCCGATCGATACCGCATTAAAATACGGTCGGATGGGGACTTCTGTCCTTCAGAATCTTGCTTTGCGTGGGAGCAGCTGGCCTGAAACATGCATCGAGGGGATTAAGAGCATGGTATCTGCCTTGTCAATGAACCTGTCCAGTCGGGATCATGAAAATGCTGCTGGAATTTTGTCTGATGGAAATGCCTCACAGCTTGGCCCCTCAGATACCAGAGGGGCAATGAGACCGGAGTCCCAGCACAGAAGTCATCCATCTGCTTCGATGGGCATGAACTCCGCCTTTTCAAATACCCGCAGAACAGGGCCTACAATGTACCATCGTCTGTCGCCTTCTATGAGTCCACAACCATTTGAACCATCTACAGACTCTGCCCCTCAGCGGGTTAACCCAATCGAACACTGCGACTCGCCCAATCTGATTCGGAATGCCAGTGATATGATTGACATAAACTCGAACGACGCTTCCCACGCACAAACATCCGCCGGTCTAATATTCGGCAACATGGCGAACAGCAACGCCGTACTTAACCAGGGACTTGGACAGGATCCGCTTTCCTTCTCCGATCCATCTTACCTTTTCATGAACGATCTATGGAGCGTGGCAGATGGCCCTTGGATAATTCACGGAAACATGATGTAAACGTTTCTGTACCGTACATAGCCAACGAACACTATACCCATATACCGTTAAACAAGACGAATTTCCATAACTTTCCTTCGCTCGTCTAAAACGACAGATAAttgccctttcccttcctggcCAGAGAAGAACCCCCTCCGTAATTGATCAAGATAAAGCTCGTAAGCAGGCATATACCCCTTCACAAACCGGATAACTTCCTCATCAGACATGGcgcccttcttcttatctcgCAGGGCATGTTCTTGTTCGAGGCGCCATCCGTAGACATTAATCAAATCATCTGTATCAAGATGCACGAGAAAGTCGAAATTCTGCGGCCCCATGAATAACTCGCAGTACTTACGCAAATTCTTGTTAACCTGTAGCAAATGCTCCAAATCATGCTCACCCAGCGTCTGCTTCAAGCTGCCTCCCGCGGAGACCTCTTTCGCGTGGTTCCAGCGACGCGAAATTTCATCCTCTGGCAATGGTTGGAACCCGACACACCACCCTTCGAAAATAATAatgtcgatgatgacatcTGCTGGAATGCGACGCCACGTGTCTTGGGGTGCTCGGCCACCCTCTCCATTGAATAGGCTCTTGTCGAATGATGGAATGATTTTCTCCGATGACTTTGTTAAACTGTCGAAGAAATCGACCGCAAGTGCAATATCGTGAGTGCCGGGTTGTCCTCGCGTTCGCAGAAGTctgttggaggggttgttgtctCGTACTTGGATAAGGTCGTCATGATCGAGATAAAGGTCATCTAAGGATATGTTGATTGTGTTGTATTTGTATTCATCGTTCAAGGCTTGTACGAGTGCGTCGGTCCATGTGGATTTCCCGCTTCCTTGGAGGCCTGTCAGGCCCAGAAGAAATGGGCGCTttttggatgtggatgtttgGGCTTCAACGTGGCTTTTGATTCGGGGTAGGACATTGCTGAGAACGTTGTGAATATCCTGAGCGGGGATTGTTGGTTTGGTCATGGTGGGTCGGAGATTGCAGGTCGAGGGACAGGAAATGTGTGTCCTGTTGTTTGCGCTAAATTTAGGTGCATCCTGTACTGCTTTTACTTCGGTCTAAATTGGAGACACGTTTGCTGCCAAGCATTGTATTCGGAGGAGTGGAGGTCCTTCGCCCGgagatgttcttctccagtATAGCATCGGAGAAAGAAATCTCCGCCTGCCCGCTATCTCAACCAAATCACAGACATAGGACAGAGGACTCTTTGTTTGGGATAAGCTTTGTTTCATATATCATTATTTGTTAGATGATTGttctattatttctaaatgGACCTTGCAATTGCACGAGTGGCAGTGTCTAGTAGGCTTCGTCACGGAGTTTGTGCTTGCGCCCGCCACACCAAACACTCCTTCGCGCTTGTTCCGCTGCGGGTTCCTAAATAGTAATACAACACACTTTCGCTGTATTATGTTGCTTCCTCTTGCTCCACCCTGTACAGCGTGCCTGGATAGAAGCCTACACTTTCTGGCCCACGTTCGCCGTGGCAAAGGAATGGCTATGTGATCGGGCTTTAATAGAGTAACATGGAATAAGCTGTTTATTCAAATAATATATCCTGTCTTGTTGCCAATAACATTCACCGTGGTCAAGCCTTCGTCCTCAGCTTCTTCATGTATGATATGCTACCAGATCTAAAAACGTAGTAGATCGGGTACATCTGTCCATTCATGAGTCTTGACATATCTTATTCCCTGTACTTACGAGAAGTAAGTGAGCATCGACAAGGCTGATCCCAAAGATATAGTTATATGTAGAGGCCACGCTTTGGACAGTTTATGTTGGCGGAGTTCTGAAGGTACCGGAAACTTACGCAGGTGTCTGTCTCGGAGCAAACTAGAATCGTCTATTACAACTGGTGGGACCTGTATGAGAATTGATTACTAAAAGCAGCTACAGCCATATAGTAATTGGACGGAGCTTGTTTCGGCAATGCTCTGCGTTGGGAAATCGAAGGTGACGAAAGATACTTTGACTATGGGTATGGTAGGACCCGAAGTGGAGACTGAAGCTGTAGACTAATCTTCTTGTCATGTGTTTTTCCGCTGGGAACCTTACTTCAAGAGGCTCTGCATAAATGTACTATCCAGTACCGGTCAAACCAAGCAAAATCCAAATAGTAGTGATCCCTTTGAATGTATTTTATAACCAAGTATCGGATAGTCAGTGCTATCAGCCGGCGACTAGAAGCAGGCTGGAGTCTGATACATCTGCACGCTGAAGTCACGGCTGACCTAAATAGATTGTTGTCAATGCTGGAGCGGTGCTTGTAGTACTGTGCCTGGTGGTACAAATTGGAAGAGTATTGTTGTAGAGTAGCGGCAACGGCCTGTCATAGTATTGAAAACAATATTGTGGTAACTTTTCCTAAGGGATGTGGTACTGTGCTAATTGTACGCGCTACGCATGGATTACACCGAATGTGAGacatggaaggaaggaggatgagggtcgCATATTGCCAGACAGCCTGGGAGAAAGACTGTGTCACTTGAATCTGTTCATGGGCCAATATCCTGTGTGACTTAACGAAGAGGATTTTGACAGGCTGACAATCATTCTACGGCGCACAATGGCCCGCGGAATTGGTCCAGACTGGTGAGAAGAGACACCTATTCAGGCATTGACTGCATGGCATCCCAGGCAAGGGGCGGGCAATTGGACACATGTCACAGACGTGCTGCTTGTGCTTAATAAGCTTCCTGGCCTCAACCTGCCATGAGACTTCTCATAGCAATAGGCCTCCCAGGACGGAAACTTTGTTTGTCGGACGGGCCGGTCTTTTCGTGCCCTGGTCGATAGGACGCTGCGGGGCCGGCCCAGGAAACGAACTCGGTCCTGGTACTTTCGTATCTTTTACCAGCCATATTCTGATCAGTTTGGGATTGAAGTTCATTGATCATGCACCAGCGATTAATGGGAGCTGCTAAACCGGTAGATTCACCAGGTCCTGCGCCGGCTTTGAAGCAATAGAGCATCGTCAATCCTTTAGAATAAGGGTCGACTGGTCCATAATCTGGTGGCAAATTCACGTCTGGAGAATCGCAGAGATTGGTCATGTCCTGACGTAAGGAACTGTCCAGGTCCCCCGTCACACCAGCCAGCATCTCAAGAGGTTTATCCCCATGCGCTAACACCTTGCGAGAGCGCGCTGCCGGCATGGCCCGGGACAATTAATGGAGATATCCTTGATGACATTATTCTGACCGGCtgatagtaaatattttctgGATATACATTCACATGTTGCAGCGCATGCAAGCGCAATCAATTCCCGGTTGGCACTGGTGCTCAACAACCATGTGCGGAACATGACAACAATACCCGTCTTGATGCATGCGCCACAGGAGCTCTCTGCTCCATAGTGAGGCAGAGTATGGCCCAGAACTGTGACTGAATTGAGCTGCTGTCCATTATCTCTGACCTAGAGTTCGCCTCTGCAGGAGCATACAACAAATGCTGGTAGCCCAGTGCCCGCACTGCGATAGTGATGAGCTTTCTTGCATAGGTCTCTTGGAAGAGATGCCAAGTAGGCGTCGTGGAGGGAAGAGCATTCAGCCGGTCTGAGGAGTGAACCTAGCCGCCCTCGGTACGTGTGTTTTTGAAAGGCTTTCTC includes the following:
- a CDS encoding putative tartrate dehydrogenase (COG:E;~EggNog:ENOG410PK25;~InterPro:IPR019818,IPR024084,IPR011829;~PFAM:PF00180;~go_function: GO:0000287 - magnesium ion binding [Evidence IEA];~go_function: GO:0016616 - oxidoreductase activity, acting on the CH-OH group of donors, NAD or NADP as acceptor [Evidence IEA];~go_function: GO:0051287 - NAD binding [Evidence IEA];~go_process: GO:0055114 - oxidation-reduction process [Evidence IEA]) encodes the protein MSPSVTRRTYSIASIPADGIGPEVIEAGITALNALTDTLQTFKLDFKHYDWSSETYKKTGKYIPDGGLDELKKHDAIFFGAVGAPDVPDHISLWGLRLAICQPFQQYANVRPTRVFRGTQSPLRNCNIGDLDWVIIRENSEGEYAGQGGRSHTGKPWESATEVSVFTRHAVERIMRFAFETAQKRPRKLLTVVTKSNAQRNGMVLWDEVAKVTAKDFPDVTVDKMLVDAMTTRMVLNPKSLDTIVATNLHADILSDLAAALAGSIGIAPTSNLDPTREYPSMFEPIHGSAFDITGMGISNPVATFWTAAEMLAWLGEQEASEKLLTCVENVCEQGILTRDLGGKANTKEVTDAVVAEIKKLGSK
- a CDS encoding tellurite-resistance/dicarboxylate transporter family protein (COG:I;~EggNog:ENOG410Q2DC;~InterPro:IPR004695,IPR038665,IPR030185;~PFAM:PF03595;~TransMembrane:10 (i12-32o38-63i84-107o119-139i151-173o179-202i223-244o264-290i302-321o333-357i);~go_component: GO:0016021 - integral component of membrane [Evidence IEA];~go_function: GO:0015140 - malate transmembrane transporter activity [Evidence IEA];~go_process: GO:0055085 - transmembrane transport [Evidence IEA];~go_process: GO:0071423 - malate transmembrane transport [Evidence IEA]) — translated: MHSMTFVDRICRVSWGWFSVSMSTGSIGTLLYNTPHKFSGLMIIGKIFFILDIVTDLAIWASLITRFTRNRHAFRNTFNDPEEAYLIPTAALGFATILFGIECYGVPACGGWLKYVQLILFWVYTAVAISLAVGLNWHLYQTRMASRQPFWLVRLLPSFPAMLGGTTASLLAGAQPNHFAIPILIAGTCLQGFGFLISLFILGEYFYGLHHYGLPPMRRRPQMFIAIGPPAFTAVALMGMAEVATEKFPAHYIPLASHVNTAEVLLILAVFLSIFMWIFSFFLWMLGWLSILAAHHEWKFDITWWATVFPNTGFALATIKIGDLVASKPIQWVGSAATIIQVALWLGCFFLHIWAYLTRRTLWPGMDEGFEAEGHIGERLDMEGEVVSSKHSVTS
- a CDS encoding Zn(II)2Cys6 transcription factor domain-containing protein (COG:S;~EggNog:ENOG410PYEF;~InterPro:IPR036864;~TransMembrane:1 (i40-59o);~go_function: GO:0000981 - DNA-binding transcription factor activity, RNA polymerase II-specific [Evidence IEA];~go_function: GO:0008270 - zinc ion binding [Evidence IEA];~go_process: GO:0006355 - regulation of transcription, DNA-templated [Evidence IEA]), which codes for MGRQQSKRASSADMPEDDDVLSPISCEVCRQRKCKCDRRLYAETPTFVSPPFIGAFWSLTCPCSPYCSQCSNESSKCKYPESGKRGLPLGYLNQLEQRLAETESALYGALMTLSSMGPTTTLLQATTKTDSLQKSKAARMDEWSRLPLRGWPDIYHWKASMCDQFTLNQSQEVPLVDHSTASHAISASPAATTIHSHSPQGELETPGPASFAWHPGGNVNMGSPYNAYLRPPGMVSSPTYLRDPAPGPAETIVNPFPDFSTATVTGNSGKEDEHSTMADELSKSKPSIYF
- a CDS encoding CeGAL family transcription factor (COG:K;~EggNog:ENOG410PMF5;~InterPro:IPR007219;~PFAM:PF04082;~go_function: GO:0003677 - DNA binding [Evidence IEA];~go_function: GO:0008270 - zinc ion binding [Evidence IEA];~go_process: GO:0006351 - transcription, DNA-templated [Evidence IEA]), translated to MVSPSSFGSRLEENETDWHAAPRAAKRRKRASTAGASRPSPREIGVMRESQNDGPATFLGSSSGIHFVRQVYNAFARRSAELQRARNRTSVPGEDDRLQRNSGDFNSHSTDELWSREELNFESDSSFSFDDLASWTRRYFEDWHPIFPFLHAPTVLKSMETLANQGVSAVSRLDMIIIRSLVSISLADNRQTDGSGANTEPVPATLVFQSVRHIIQDIQSLLMEPTTVPLLQATFCAQLTLTSLLRLNAASRVGGVITRTAYHLGLHRCPARFSCFGSHEKDIRYRLFWSIYTLERYLSQALGIPLSIRDDDIDVCYPGEERHSTTFLTSHGHTDSRLRLLCHLAKFARVRGLIIELRNKSVLHSHASPVEASYVNGELSQWWNEVYDDVYPTEDDEDTESRQGSPLASYHRLLLIVFRHEAVIAMNRPLLTAEKPNQDQDYKNALQTCIESSRSALAALKKYMSSPSQAPMTWPSFTWTTWMACLILMYASWEGELPIDTALKYGRMGTSVLQNLALRGSSWPETCIEGIKSMVSALSMNLSSRDHENAAGILSDGNASQLGPSDTRGAMRPESQHRSHPSASMGMNSAFSNTRRTGPTMYHRLSPSMSPQPFEPSTDSAPQRVNPIEHCDSPNLIRNASDMIDINSNDASHAQTSAGLIFGNMANSNAVLNQGLGQDPLSFSDPSYLFMNDLWSVADGPWIIHGNMM